In Pseudomonas lalkuanensis, the following are encoded in one genomic region:
- a CDS encoding eCIS core domain-containing protein, with translation MAGSASRVMVALGTCCLGATAQVCPPGQYEVCVTYCICVPDARQVLGSLPGEVIRVAAGAMQHWLVQARADAQAAGVKPIPPDIRRQLTRYYDAALLDAVRYRVGNRNELGTAAAMLNDPDTQAVTLVDIILFRNEEGALHDVALWAHELKHVQQYREWGVEEFARRYTEDAAAVEEPAYEMQSRVTKALQGK, from the coding sequence ATGGCCGGCTCGGCTTCGAGGGTGATGGTGGCGTTGGGAACCTGTTGCCTGGGGGCTACGGCCCAGGTTTGCCCGCCCGGCCAGTACGAAGTCTGCGTTACCTACTGCATTTGCGTGCCCGATGCCCGCCAGGTGCTGGGGTCTTTACCGGGCGAAGTGATCCGCGTGGCGGCAGGGGCCATGCAGCATTGGCTGGTGCAGGCCCGCGCTGATGCCCAAGCCGCGGGCGTGAAACCGATACCACCCGACATCCGCCGCCAACTGACGCGCTACTACGACGCCGCCCTGCTGGATGCGGTGCGCTATCGCGTCGGTAATCGCAACGAACTGGGTACCGCCGCCGCCATGCTCAATGACCCGGATACCCAGGCCGTCACCCTCGTGGACATCATTCTCTTCCGTAACGAGGAAGGCGCGTTGCACGACGTGGCGCTCTGGGCCCACGAGCTCAAGCACGTGCAGCAGTACCGGGAATGGGGTGTGGAGGAGTTCGCCAGGCGCTATACCGAGGACGCCGCCGCGGTGGAGGAACCGGCCTACGAGATGCAGTCCAGGGTGACGAAGGCGCTGCAAGGCAAATAG
- a CDS encoding malate:quinone oxidoreductase, with translation MKKVLTGLLCLAMLGCAKQPEPEKTVDVLLIGAGIMSASLGTYLHELEPDWTIDIYERLDQVAAESSNPWNNAGTGHSAYCELNYTPETADGGIDISKAVAINESFEISKQFWAYQVERNVLSNPKSFINGVPHMSFVWGDDNIAFLKKRHAALQHSSLFRGMEYSEDHEQISKWVPLVMEGRPAEQKVAATRMAIGTDVNFGEITRQLIGSLTRSDKVSLNLKHEVRDIKRNDDGTWTVVVADLGDNEAVTSVKARFVFIGAGGGALKLLQKSGIPEAEGYAGFPVGGQFLMTRNPEVVAQHQAKLYGKASVGSPPMSVPHLDTRVIDGQKVLLFGPFATFSTKFLKNGSLLDMFGALTTDNIGPMTNAGLDNIPLSTYLMGQLMLSQADRMHELREYFPDARDEDWELLTAGQRVQVIKKDAEKGGILQFGTEVVSSADGSIAALLGASPGASTAAPIMLTVLEKTFKDKIQTPEWQARLKEIIPSYGRKLNNDLELTNQVRAWSSERLQLEHVPVLPEVAAQ, from the coding sequence ATGAAAAAAGTCCTCACAGGACTCCTGTGCCTTGCGATGCTCGGTTGCGCCAAGCAACCGGAACCGGAGAAGACCGTCGACGTGCTGCTGATCGGCGCCGGCATCATGAGTGCCAGCCTCGGCACCTACCTCCACGAGCTGGAGCCGGACTGGACCATCGACATCTACGAACGCCTGGACCAGGTCGCTGCAGAAAGCTCCAACCCCTGGAACAACGCCGGCACCGGCCACTCCGCCTACTGCGAACTGAACTACACCCCGGAAACCGCCGACGGCGGCATCGACATCAGCAAGGCGGTGGCGATCAACGAATCCTTCGAGATCTCAAAGCAGTTCTGGGCCTATCAGGTCGAGCGCAATGTGCTGAGCAACCCGAAGTCCTTCATCAACGGCGTACCGCACATGAGCTTCGTCTGGGGCGATGACAACATCGCCTTCCTCAAGAAGCGTCACGCCGCCCTGCAGCACAGCTCGCTGTTCCGCGGCATGGAGTACTCCGAGGATCACGAACAGATCAGCAAGTGGGTTCCGCTGGTGATGGAAGGCCGCCCGGCCGAGCAGAAGGTCGCCGCCACCCGCATGGCCATCGGCACCGACGTCAACTTCGGCGAGATCACCCGCCAGCTCATCGGCTCCCTGACCAGGAGCGACAAGGTCTCGCTGAACCTCAAGCACGAAGTGCGCGACATCAAGCGCAACGACGACGGCACCTGGACCGTGGTAGTCGCCGACCTCGGCGACAACGAGGCGGTAACCAGCGTCAAGGCCAGGTTCGTCTTCATCGGCGCCGGCGGTGGCGCCCTGAAGCTACTGCAGAAATCCGGCATTCCGGAGGCCGAAGGCTATGCCGGATTCCCGGTGGGCGGCCAGTTCCTGATGACCCGCAACCCGGAGGTGGTGGCCCAGCACCAGGCCAAGCTCTATGGCAAGGCCTCCGTGGGCTCGCCGCCCATGTCGGTGCCGCACCTGGACACCCGCGTGATCGATGGCCAGAAGGTGCTGCTGTTCGGCCCCTTCGCCACCTTCTCCACCAAGTTCCTGAAGAACGGCTCGCTGCTGGACATGTTCGGCGCCCTGACTACCGACAACATCGGCCCGATGACCAACGCCGGCCTGGATAACATCCCGCTCAGCACCTACCTCATGGGCCAACTGATGCTGAGCCAGGCCGACCGCATGCACGAGCTGCGCGAATACTTCCCGGATGCCAGGGACGAGGACTGGGAACTGCTGACCGCCGGCCAGCGCGTTCAGGTGATCAAGAAGGACGCCGAGAAAGGCGGCATTCTGCAGTTCGGCACCGAAGTCGTCAGCTCCGCCGACGGCAGCATCGCCGCCCTGCTGGGCGCATCGCCGGGCGCTTCCACCGCCGCGCCGATCATGCTCACCGTGCTGGAGAAGACCTTCAAGGACAAGATCCAGACACCGGAATGGCAGGCCCGCCTGAAGGAGATCATCCCCTCCTACGGCCGCAAGCTGAACAACGACCTGGAGCTGACCAACCAGGTCCGCGCCTGGAGCAGCGAGCGCCTGCAGCTGGAACACGTTCCAGTGCTGCCCGAGGTGGCTGCGCAGTAA
- a CDS encoding DUF3509 domain-containing protein gives MKLPFTAFYDAFPQHQVTVQPRPDGSLLLTLQGRDGKPVCKAIDSEAFYSDERVRQVIHELQRDLKLEAGEVHWHDKGVDWVSRELPTYQGGPVHLTAAKTLVARRKQALEQQSRRTQAG, from the coding sequence ATGAAGCTGCCATTCACCGCCTTTTACGACGCCTTCCCGCAGCATCAGGTAACAGTCCAGCCGCGCCCCGATGGTTCGCTGCTGCTCACCCTGCAGGGGCGGGACGGCAAACCCGTGTGCAAGGCCATCGACAGCGAGGCCTTCTACAGCGATGAACGCGTACGCCAGGTGATTCACGAGTTGCAAAGGGACCTGAAGCTGGAAGCCGGAGAAGTGCATTGGCACGACAAGGGCGTCGATTGGGTGTCCCGCGAGCTGCCCACCTATCAGGGTGGTCCCGTTCACCTGACGGCAGCCAAGACCCTGGTGGCGCGGCGCAAGCAAGCACTCGAGCAACAGAGCCGCCGGACCCAGGCTGGCTGA
- a CDS encoding mechanosensitive ion channel family protein, with translation MLAFIQNHPLVFGALLILLDLTVWRVIPAEQRTLKVLCRLALFVLFSAVIIDAGMSPLQPPPWPEPTLNLVATAMEIGWWLYGARTATVVLGLLMPRIGHAGRLLQDVMGALIFLVAIVAAAAYVMQLPVKGLLATSGVMAIVIGLALQSTLSDVFSGIVLNTTKPYQLDDWISIDGTEGKVVEIDWRATHLLTNKGSTVVIPNSVAAKTKVHNFSRPYELTNVSISLRVSTQVRPRRVLDALEKTVQGISALLADPKPKVAIKESDLESMEYEASGFIRTGQNKTEVRNLMYDLAHRHLEAAGIAFSSEAAPQPWSRPRLLLEDVKIFRALSSEEKDALSQVMAPLAFSAGQVVLELGEVADGLLVIGTGVVSASVPDGIGMLEAGRMGPGEILGEEGIANDAPSQARFTALSSCVLYRIERDAIRTCLDARVEVRAAITRLRTFREQASRNLLLQKPQAIKKGGFLSWLQKRQ, from the coding sequence ATGCTCGCATTCATTCAGAACCACCCCCTGGTGTTCGGCGCACTCCTGATCCTGCTCGACCTCACGGTCTGGCGCGTCATTCCGGCCGAGCAGCGGACCTTGAAGGTGCTCTGCCGTCTGGCGCTGTTCGTGCTCTTCAGTGCCGTGATCATCGATGCGGGCATGAGCCCCCTGCAGCCGCCGCCATGGCCGGAGCCCACGCTCAATCTGGTGGCCACCGCGATGGAAATCGGCTGGTGGCTGTACGGTGCCCGCACCGCCACCGTGGTGCTGGGCCTGCTGATGCCCCGCATCGGCCATGCCGGCCGGCTGCTGCAGGACGTGATGGGGGCGCTGATCTTCCTGGTGGCGATAGTGGCTGCGGCGGCCTACGTGATGCAGCTGCCGGTGAAGGGTTTGCTGGCCACTTCCGGGGTCATGGCCATCGTCATCGGCCTCGCCCTGCAAAGCACCCTGAGCGACGTGTTCTCCGGCATCGTCCTCAACACCACCAAGCCCTACCAGCTGGATGACTGGATCTCCATCGATGGCACCGAAGGCAAGGTGGTGGAAATCGACTGGCGCGCCACCCACCTGCTCACCAACAAGGGCAGCACCGTGGTGATCCCCAATTCGGTGGCGGCCAAGACCAAGGTGCACAACTTCAGCCGCCCCTACGAGCTGACCAACGTCTCCATCAGCCTCCGGGTATCCACCCAGGTGCGCCCGCGCCGGGTGCTGGATGCGCTGGAGAAGACGGTGCAGGGCATCAGCGCCCTGCTGGCCGATCCCAAGCCCAAGGTCGCGATCAAGGAGTCGGACCTGGAGTCCATGGAGTACGAGGCCAGTGGCTTCATCCGCACCGGCCAGAACAAGACGGAAGTGCGCAACCTGATGTACGACCTGGCGCACCGGCACCTGGAAGCCGCCGGTATCGCCTTCAGCAGCGAGGCCGCACCGCAGCCCTGGTCGCGACCACGCCTGCTGCTGGAAGACGTGAAGATCTTCCGCGCCCTGAGCAGCGAAGAGAAAGACGCACTCAGCCAGGTCATGGCACCCCTGGCGTTCTCTGCGGGCCAGGTGGTGCTGGAACTGGGCGAAGTCGCCGATGGCCTGCTGGTGATAGGCACCGGCGTCGTCTCGGCATCGGTACCCGACGGCATCGGCATGCTCGAAGCCGGACGCATGGGGCCGGGGGAAATCCTCGGTGAGGAAGGTATCGCCAACGACGCGCCGTCCCAGGCGCGGTTCACCGCCCTCTCCTCCTGCGTCCTCTACCGCATTGAACGGGACGCCATCCGCACCTGCCTGGACGCGCGCGTCGAAGTCCGCGCCGCCATCACCCGACTGCGCACCTTCCGCGAGCAGGCCAGCCGCAACCTGCTCCTGCAGAAGCCCCAGGCAATCAAGAAAGGCGGCTTCCTCAGCTGGCTGCAGAAAAGGCAGTAG
- a CDS encoding glutathione S-transferase family protein yields the protein MSLQLFAHPFSSYCQKVLIALYENDVAFRMRLLSPDDPATFEELQRLWPMQRFPLLLDGERAVMESSIIIEYLQQRHAGPVKLIPEAAEAALEVRMLDRFFDWYVMTPMQKPVLDSLRPEGHRDGYGVDEAKRQLERGYAWLDEKLAGRTWAAGESFSLADCAAAPSLFYADWVHPIDGIFGNLRAYRQRLLARPSVARAVDEARPYRPLFPLGAPDRD from the coding sequence ATGTCCCTGCAATTGTTCGCCCACCCCTTCTCTTCCTACTGCCAGAAGGTGCTGATCGCGCTCTACGAGAACGACGTTGCGTTCCGTATGCGCCTGCTTTCCCCGGACGATCCGGCCACCTTCGAGGAACTCCAGCGCCTCTGGCCGATGCAGCGTTTCCCCCTGCTGCTTGACGGCGAGCGGGCGGTGATGGAGTCGAGCATCATCATCGAGTACCTGCAGCAGCGTCATGCCGGGCCAGTCAAGCTGATTCCCGAGGCAGCGGAGGCGGCGCTGGAGGTGCGGATGCTCGATCGCTTCTTCGACTGGTACGTGATGACGCCGATGCAGAAACCGGTGCTGGACAGCCTGCGCCCGGAAGGTCATCGCGACGGGTACGGCGTGGACGAAGCGAAGCGCCAGCTGGAGCGCGGCTACGCCTGGCTCGACGAAAAGCTCGCAGGCCGAACCTGGGCCGCCGGCGAATCCTTCAGCCTGGCCGACTGTGCGGCGGCACCGTCGCTGTTCTATGCCGACTGGGTGCATCCGATCGATGGAATCTTCGGCAACCTGCGCGCCTATCGGCAACGCCTGCTGGCCCGCCCTTCCGTCGCCCGCGCGGTGGACGAGGCGCGCCCCTACCGGCCGCTGTTCCCGCTGGGTGCGCCGGATCGCGACTGA
- a CDS encoding phosphoethanolamine transferase produces MFKSISVRPEALAFLASFLLLSIYNLPLWQHLFSIIPADAGGLGMGAAFGVMVLAVFNLALALVSFRWVFKPVLIFLFLASSGVAYFMSQYGVLIDANMLRNVVETDVNEVRDLLSFKLALFILVLGVLPSWLLWKLPVRHQPLRRELLGKLVLAVASVAVLGAVALANYQGLASLLRNHHELRLLVVPSNYLNASFGYLKEQLAVAGEPLQQIGTDARKAPAWQTHQRKSLTVLVIGESARADNFGILGYGRDTTPLLKGQPGVTAFSNVRSCGTETAVSVPCMFSNMGRHDYDAARARSQEGLLDVLKHAGIAVTWLDNQSGCKGTCDRITQDNLSHRKDATFCTGGECHDEILLNGLQTYIDQLKDDSVLVLHQMGSHGPDYAKRYPKRFEKFTPVCTSNALNQCSEQSIVNAYDNTLVYTDYVLSNLINLLRKNQDKVDTAMLYIADHGESLGEYNLFLHGTPYLLAPDQQKHVPLLTWFSDGYRKDFALDTSCLGKERDKPLSQDNLFHSMLGLLQVQTGEYKEGLDLFAPCRAGRATVTGA; encoded by the coding sequence ATGTTCAAAAGCATCTCGGTACGCCCCGAAGCTCTGGCCTTCCTGGCCAGCTTCCTGCTTCTCTCGATCTACAACCTTCCGCTCTGGCAGCACCTCTTCTCCATCATCCCGGCGGATGCCGGCGGCCTGGGCATGGGCGCGGCGTTCGGCGTCATGGTGCTGGCCGTGTTCAACCTGGCATTGGCGCTGGTGTCGTTCCGCTGGGTGTTCAAGCCGGTCCTCATCTTCCTGTTCCTCGCAAGCTCCGGCGTCGCCTACTTCATGAGCCAGTACGGCGTGCTCATCGACGCCAACATGCTGCGCAACGTCGTGGAAACCGACGTCAACGAAGTGCGCGATCTGCTCTCGTTCAAGCTCGCGCTGTTCATCCTGGTCCTCGGTGTACTGCCAAGCTGGCTGCTGTGGAAACTGCCGGTGCGCCACCAGCCGCTGCGTCGCGAACTGCTCGGCAAGCTGGTCCTGGCCGTGGCCTCGGTGGCCGTGCTGGGCGCCGTGGCGCTGGCCAACTACCAGGGCCTGGCGTCGCTGCTGCGCAACCACCACGAGCTGCGTCTGCTGGTGGTGCCCAGCAACTACCTGAATGCCTCCTTCGGCTACCTGAAGGAGCAGCTGGCAGTGGCCGGCGAGCCGCTGCAACAGATCGGCACCGACGCACGCAAGGCGCCGGCCTGGCAGACCCACCAGCGCAAGTCGCTGACCGTCCTGGTGATCGGCGAAAGCGCGCGGGCGGACAACTTCGGCATCCTCGGCTACGGTCGCGACACCACACCACTGCTCAAAGGCCAGCCGGGCGTCACCGCATTCAGCAATGTGCGCTCCTGCGGCACCGAAACCGCGGTCTCGGTACCCTGCATGTTTTCCAACATGGGCCGCCACGACTACGACGCAGCCCGCGCCCGCAGCCAGGAAGGCCTGCTGGATGTGCTCAAGCACGCCGGGATTGCAGTGACCTGGCTCGACAACCAGTCCGGCTGCAAGGGCACCTGCGACCGAATCACCCAGGACAACCTCAGCCATCGGAAAGACGCGACCTTCTGCACCGGCGGCGAGTGTCACGATGAAATCCTGCTGAACGGCTTGCAGACCTACATCGACCAGCTCAAGGACGACTCCGTGCTGGTCCTGCACCAGATGGGCAGTCACGGCCCGGATTACGCAAAACGCTATCCCAAGCGTTTCGAGAAATTCACCCCGGTGTGCACCAGCAATGCGCTCAACCAGTGCAGCGAGCAAAGCATCGTCAATGCCTATGACAACACCCTGGTCTACACCGACTATGTGCTGTCGAACCTGATCAACCTGCTGCGCAAGAATCAGGACAAGGTCGACACCGCCATGCTCTACATCGCCGACCACGGCGAATCCCTCGGCGAATACAACCTCTTCCTGCATGGCACGCCCTACCTGCTGGCCCCCGACCAGCAGAAGCACGTGCCCCTGCTCACCTGGTTCTCCGACGGCTATCGCAAGGATTTCGCCCTCGACACTTCCTGCCTGGGCAAAGAACGGGACAAGCCGCTGAGCCAGGACAACCTCTTCCATTCCATGCTCGGCCTGCTACAGGTGCAGACCGGGGAATACAAGGAAGGCCTGGACCTGTTCGCCCCCTGCCGCGCCGGGCGCGCAACCGTGACCGGTGCCTGA
- a CDS encoding glutathione S-transferase N-terminal domain-containing protein has translation MNDLSAFTITRKWPATQPDRLQLYSLPTPNGVKVSIMLEETGLPYEPHLVSFETNDQMSPEFLSLNPNNKIPAIIDPNGPDGRPLPLFESGAILIYLADKTGQLIPQDAAGRYECIQWLMFQMGGIGPMFGQLGFFNKFAGKDYEDKRPRDRYVQESARLLAVLDQRLEGRNWIMGEQYSIADIATFPWVRNLIGFYEAGELVQFERFTHVKRVLDAFLSRPAVIRGLGIPKRD, from the coding sequence ATGAATGATCTGTCGGCTTTCACCATTACCCGCAAATGGCCCGCGACCCAGCCGGATCGCCTGCAGCTCTATTCCCTGCCGACGCCCAACGGCGTCAAGGTCTCGATCATGCTGGAAGAGACCGGCCTGCCCTACGAGCCGCACCTGGTCAGCTTCGAGACCAACGACCAGATGTCACCAGAGTTCCTCTCCCTCAACCCGAACAACAAGATTCCCGCGATCATCGACCCCAACGGGCCGGATGGCCGCCCGCTACCGCTTTTCGAGTCCGGCGCCATCCTCATCTACCTGGCGGACAAGACCGGCCAACTGATCCCGCAGGACGCCGCCGGCCGCTATGAATGCATCCAGTGGCTGATGTTCCAGATGGGCGGCATCGGCCCGATGTTCGGCCAACTCGGTTTCTTCAACAAATTCGCCGGCAAGGACTACGAAGACAAACGCCCCCGCGACCGCTACGTGCAGGAGTCCGCGCGCCTGCTGGCGGTGCTCGACCAGCGCCTGGAAGGCCGCAACTGGATCATGGGCGAGCAGTACAGCATCGCCGACATCGCCACCTTCCCCTGGGTGCGCAACCTGATCGGCTTCTACGAAGCGGGCGAGCTCGTGCAATTCGAACGTTTCACCCATGTGAAGCGTGTGCTGGACGCCTTCCTGTCGCGCCCGGCAGTGATACGCGGCCTGGGAATTCCGAAGCGGGATTGA
- a CDS encoding FKBP-type peptidyl-prolyl cis-trans isomerase, translated as MGDELQITDIQLGDGKEVVKGALITTQYRGTLEDGTEFDSSYSRGKPFQCVIGTGRVIKGWDIGLMGMKVGGKRKLYVPAHLAYGERQMGAHIKPNSNLLFEIELLEVLTRDD; from the coding sequence GTGGGTGACGAACTGCAGATAACCGATATCCAGCTGGGCGACGGCAAGGAAGTGGTCAAGGGCGCCCTGATCACCACCCAGTACCGGGGCACGCTGGAGGACGGCACCGAGTTCGATTCCTCCTACAGCCGCGGCAAGCCCTTCCAGTGCGTGATCGGCACGGGCCGCGTGATCAAGGGCTGGGACATCGGCCTGATGGGCATGAAGGTCGGCGGCAAGCGCAAGCTCTACGTCCCCGCGCACCTGGCCTATGGCGAGCGCCAGATGGGTGCCCATATCAAGCCCAACTCCAACCTGCTGTTCGAGATCGAGCTGCTGGAAGTCCTGACCCGGGACGATTGA
- a CDS encoding efflux transporter outer membrane subunit — translation MMYKAFAPALLALALSACAVGPDYKAPESEPARLASADAVKVDRSRFESLWWQQFDDPTLNQLVQQSLQENRELRVAFARLKAARAIRDDVGNDQFPVVTAGASAEIGKGQQPGVTEERVNAERYDLGLNMAWELDLFGRIQRQIEASEAESDAAQADLQQLQVSLIAELVDAYGNLRGAQLRERIARENLENQRESRALTEQLRDAGVGSELDVLRADGRLAATEASVPQLQAEEARARNRIATLLGQRPEQLTVDLSPKPLPVIAKALPIGDPAELLRRRPDVRSAERQLAAATAGVGVATADLFPRVSLSGFLGFTAGRGSQIGSSAARAWAVAPTISWAAFDLGSVRAQIRASEADAEGALASYEQQVLLALEESENAFSDYGKRQERLVSLVRQSEATRAAAEQAATRYREGTVDFLVLLDAERERLAAEDAQAQAETDVYRGIVAIYKALGGGWQPQA, via the coding sequence ATGATGTACAAGGCTTTTGCCCCTGCCCTGCTGGCACTGGCGCTCTCCGCCTGTGCCGTAGGCCCGGACTACAAGGCCCCTGAAAGCGAGCCCGCGCGGCTCGCCTCGGCGGACGCCGTGAAGGTCGACCGTTCGCGCTTCGAGAGCCTCTGGTGGCAACAATTCGACGACCCGACCCTGAACCAGCTGGTGCAGCAATCGCTCCAGGAAAACCGCGAGCTGCGTGTGGCCTTCGCCCGCCTCAAGGCCGCCCGCGCCATCCGCGATGACGTCGGCAACGACCAGTTCCCGGTGGTCACCGCAGGTGCCAGCGCCGAGATCGGCAAGGGCCAGCAACCCGGCGTCACCGAGGAGCGGGTCAATGCCGAACGTTACGACCTGGGCCTGAACATGGCCTGGGAACTGGACCTGTTCGGCCGTATCCAGCGGCAGATCGAGGCCAGCGAAGCGGAATCCGACGCGGCCCAGGCCGACCTGCAACAGCTGCAGGTGAGCCTGATCGCCGAGTTGGTGGACGCCTACGGCAACCTGCGCGGCGCCCAGCTGCGTGAACGCATCGCCCGCGAAAACCTGGAAAACCAACGCGAATCCCGGGCCCTGACCGAGCAACTGCGCGATGCCGGCGTCGGCAGCGAACTGGACGTGCTGCGCGCCGATGGCCGCCTCGCCGCCACCGAAGCCAGCGTGCCGCAACTGCAGGCCGAGGAAGCCCGCGCCCGCAACCGCATCGCCACCCTGCTCGGCCAGCGCCCGGAGCAGCTGACCGTGGACCTGTCGCCCAAGCCGCTGCCGGTGATTGCCAAGGCGCTGCCCATCGGCGACCCAGCCGAGCTGCTGCGCCGCCGTCCGGATGTGCGTTCCGCCGAACGCCAGCTGGCCGCTGCCACCGCCGGCGTGGGCGTGGCCACCGCTGACCTGTTCCCCCGCGTGAGCCTTTCCGGCTTCCTCGGCTTCACCGCCGGGCGTGGCTCGCAGATCGGTTCTTCCGCTGCGCGGGCCTGGGCCGTGGCACCGACCATCTCCTGGGCGGCCTTCGACCTGGGCAGCGTCCGGGCCCAGATCCGCGCCTCCGAAGCCGATGCCGAAGGCGCGCTGGCCAGCTACGAGCAGCAGGTGTTGCTGGCCCTGGAAGAGTCGGAAAACGCCTTCAGTGACTACGGCAAGCGCCAGGAGCGCCTGGTTTCCCTGGTGCGCCAGTCGGAAGCCACCCGCGCCGCTGCCGAACAGGCCGCGACCCGCTATCGCGAAGGCACCGTGGACTTCCTCGTGCTGCTGGACGCCGAACGCGAGCGCCTGGCCGCCGAAGACGCCCAGGCCCAGGCGGAAACGGATGTCTATCGTGGCATCGTCGCCATCTACAAGGCCCTCGGCGGCGGCTGGCAGCCCCAGGCCTGA